A single window of Archangium gephyra DNA harbors:
- a CDS encoding thiolase family protein, with amino-acid sequence MPGRVVIASAVRTPFTRAHKGEFKDTRPDTLAALAIKEAVAQVPGLKPEEVEDVILGCAMPEAEQGMNVARNAALLAGLPDTVPGMTINRFCSSGTQSIAQAAQAIKAGMIQVAVAGGTESMTMVPMGGNKVSANPEIMEKYPEVYTSMGATAENIASRYSVSREDADKFAYESQRRAATAREQGKFKEEIFPVTTTVFDEDGKAHQVTVSVDTILRPDTTLEGLAKLRPAFNQKGVVTAGNASPLTDGAAAAVVMSEEKAQQLGVKPLGYFLDYQVAGVPPEIMGVGPVPAVKKLLAKNNLKVEDIDVFELNEAFAAQALHCIRELGIPLDKANPNGGAIALGHPLGVSGARLVATILRELKRRNGRYGVVTMCIGGGMGAAALVELAK; translated from the coding sequence ATGCCCGGTCGAGTCGTGATTGCCAGCGCGGTGCGCACCCCGTTCACCCGCGCGCACAAGGGAGAGTTCAAGGACACCCGGCCCGATACGCTCGCGGCCCTCGCCATCAAGGAGGCCGTGGCCCAGGTCCCCGGTCTGAAGCCCGAGGAGGTCGAGGACGTGATTCTCGGCTGCGCCATGCCGGAGGCGGAGCAGGGCATGAACGTGGCGCGCAACGCGGCCCTGCTGGCCGGGCTGCCGGACACCGTGCCCGGGATGACCATCAACCGCTTCTGCTCGTCGGGCACGCAGTCGATTGCCCAGGCGGCGCAGGCCATCAAGGCGGGGATGATCCAGGTCGCCGTGGCCGGTGGCACCGAGTCCATGACCATGGTCCCCATGGGTGGCAACAAGGTGAGCGCCAACCCGGAGATCATGGAGAAGTACCCGGAGGTCTACACCTCCATGGGCGCCACCGCGGAGAACATCGCCTCGCGCTACAGCGTGTCGCGCGAGGACGCGGACAAGTTCGCCTACGAGAGCCAGCGCCGTGCCGCCACCGCGCGCGAGCAGGGCAAGTTCAAGGAGGAGATCTTCCCGGTGACCACCACCGTCTTCGACGAGGACGGCAAGGCGCACCAGGTGACGGTCTCGGTGGACACCATCCTGCGTCCGGACACCACGCTGGAGGGTCTGGCCAAGCTGCGGCCCGCCTTCAACCAGAAGGGCGTGGTGACGGCCGGTAACGCGTCGCCGCTGACGGACGGCGCGGCGGCCGCGGTGGTGATGAGCGAGGAGAAGGCCCAGCAGCTCGGCGTGAAGCCGCTCGGCTACTTCCTGGACTACCAGGTGGCCGGCGTGCCGCCGGAGATCATGGGCGTGGGCCCGGTGCCGGCGGTGAAGAAGCTGCTGGCGAAGAACAACCTCAAGGTCGAGGACATCGACGTCTTCGAGCTGAACGAGGCCTTCGCCGCGCAGGCTCTGCACTGCATCCGCGAGCTGGGGATTCCGCTGGACAAGGCGAACCCGAACGGCGGCGCCATCGCGCTGGGCCACCCGCTGGGGGTGTCCGGTGCGCGCCTGGTGGCCACCATCCTGCGCGAGCTGAAGCGGCGCAACGGCCGCTACGGCGTGGTGACGATGTGCATCGGCGGCGGCATGGGCGCCGCGGCCCTCGTCGAGCTGGCGAAGTAA